In Acinetobacter pittii, one genomic interval encodes:
- the pldB gene encoding alpha/beta hydrolase — protein MSDIPFLNPAVLKQLDLPVPNRDLTPQVLSPLNLNTLEEPSRDLLAYRKLYGLHLLECDHWQGYVQMPLFRLHVQVFKPKVEKIQGTVCLLHGYLEHSGIYQPIIREILEQGFSIITYDLPGHGLSDGSPASIKNFDHYQQVLMAVYQYVKHADQLPKPWVGIGQSTGGAIWMHHLLEYAEKRQDPIVDRVLLLSPLIRPAKTAWWHNPVGLGIIRRIKRQVPRHFRRNNHNPEFLRFIRLKDPLQPRMMGMDWILAMSKWMQEMEARPACRIPVWLAQGALDQTVDWRYNIEFIRRKFRLQTLLMLEEGSHQLINERADIRAALTGLIPAFLHAKPKHFYY, from the coding sequence ATGTCAGATATTCCATTTCTCAATCCTGCCGTATTAAAACAATTAGATTTACCGGTTCCTAACCGTGATCTTACGCCGCAGGTTTTGAGTCCACTCAATTTAAATACATTAGAAGAACCTTCTCGTGATTTGTTAGCTTACCGCAAATTATATGGTTTACATTTACTTGAATGTGACCATTGGCAGGGCTATGTTCAAATGCCTTTATTCCGTTTGCATGTACAAGTTTTTAAACCCAAAGTAGAAAAAATACAAGGTACAGTTTGCCTATTGCATGGTTATCTTGAACATAGCGGTATTTATCAGCCAATTATCCGTGAAATTCTTGAGCAGGGTTTTAGCATCATTACTTATGATTTGCCTGGTCACGGATTAAGTGATGGTTCACCGGCCAGTATTAAAAATTTTGATCATTATCAGCAAGTTTTGATGGCTGTTTATCAATATGTAAAACATGCAGATCAATTGCCAAAGCCATGGGTTGGTATCGGTCAGAGTACGGGGGGCGCAATCTGGATGCATCACCTATTGGAGTATGCTGAAAAACGGCAAGATCCGATTGTAGATCGAGTACTTTTACTTTCTCCTTTGATTCGACCGGCAAAAACTGCATGGTGGCATAACCCTGTTGGATTGGGCATTATTCGCCGTATTAAACGTCAAGTACCAAGACACTTTAGACGTAATAATCATAATCCTGAATTTTTGCGTTTTATTCGTTTAAAAGATCCGTTACAACCCCGAATGATGGGAATGGACTGGATTTTGGCCATGTCAAAATGGATGCAAGAAATGGAAGCGCGACCTGCTTGCCGTATCCCAGTCTGGCTTGCACAAGGTGCTCTCGATCAAACGGTTGATTGGCGTTACAACATTGAATTTATTCGTCGTAAATTTAGACTGCAAACGTTGTTAATGCTTGAAGAAGGTTCTCATCAATTAATTAATGAACGTGCGGATATACGTGCCGCATTAACAGGATTGATTCCGGCCTTTTTACATGCAAAGCCAAAACATTTTTATTATTAA
- a CDS encoding FMN-binding glutamate synthase family protein, whose protein sequence is MASPAQIIRHKFLNTFFSRHSIWFLCIFTALSITWFRTVYTPHSIYYFVSDTLLNGLWVVTGALSLLGLYDVLQNKHSILRNYPIMGHFRFLFEDIRPEIRQYFIEADQDALPFSRMQRSLVYQRAKNENADKPFGSIIDVYQENYRFIVHSISPCPPADPKSFRIQVGNAQCLQPYSASIMNISAMSFGSLSANAIRALNKGAQLGGFYHDTGEGSLSPYHLENGGDIVWQIASGYFGCRTLDGKFDEQKFAKQSQLPQIKMIELKLSQGAKPGHGGILPKHKITEEIAQIRGVSRDHDCISPAKHSSFSTPIEMMHFLQKLRTLSGGKPVGFKLCIGQPWQFMSIVKAMLETKIVPDFIVVDGSEGGTGAAPIEFSDNIGTPLREGLRFVHNTLVGAGLRDQVKIGASGKIISAFDIASTFALGADWVNSARGFMFAVGCIQAQSCHTNQCPVGVATQDKDRQKAIDVPTKSERVFNFHKNTLHALSEMIAAAGLRHPSDIKAHHLAQRVNDREIKNYAQLHFFLKEGELLQSELNNEDDNFYYRMWNMADANHF, encoded by the coding sequence ATGGCGAGTCCAGCACAAATCATTCGACATAAATTTCTCAATACATTTTTCTCACGCCATTCTATCTGGTTTTTATGTATTTTTACTGCGCTCAGTATTACGTGGTTTCGTACTGTATATACCCCTCACAGTATCTACTATTTTGTTTCTGACACTCTCCTTAACGGTTTATGGGTGGTTACAGGCGCCTTAAGCTTATTAGGTCTCTATGATGTTTTGCAGAATAAACATTCAATATTAAGAAATTACCCAATTATGGGGCATTTTCGTTTTTTGTTTGAAGATATCCGTCCTGAAATTCGCCAATACTTTATTGAAGCGGATCAAGATGCTCTACCTTTTTCACGCATGCAAAGAAGCTTAGTTTATCAACGTGCTAAAAATGAAAATGCAGATAAACCTTTTGGTTCAATCATCGATGTTTATCAAGAAAATTATCGTTTTATTGTTCACTCAATAAGCCCTTGCCCGCCCGCAGATCCAAAAAGCTTCCGTATTCAGGTAGGTAATGCACAATGCCTACAACCGTATAGCGCATCTATTATGAATATTTCTGCCATGAGCTTTGGTAGTTTAAGTGCCAATGCAATTCGTGCCTTAAATAAAGGAGCACAATTAGGCGGTTTTTATCATGATACTGGCGAAGGAAGTTTAAGCCCTTATCATCTGGAAAATGGCGGTGATATTGTTTGGCAAATTGCCAGTGGTTATTTTGGTTGTCGTACGCTTGATGGAAAATTTGACGAGCAAAAATTTGCCAAGCAATCTCAATTACCACAGATCAAAATGATCGAGCTGAAGCTTTCACAGGGTGCCAAACCTGGTCACGGCGGTATTTTACCTAAACATAAAATTACCGAAGAAATTGCTCAAATACGTGGTGTTTCGCGCGATCACGATTGTATTTCTCCTGCCAAGCATTCTAGTTTTTCTACCCCAATTGAAATGATGCATTTCTTACAAAAGTTACGCACATTATCTGGTGGTAAGCCAGTTGGTTTTAAATTGTGTATTGGCCAACCTTGGCAATTTATGAGTATTGTTAAAGCAATGCTTGAAACAAAAATTGTTCCTGATTTTATTGTTGTTGATGGTTCTGAAGGTGGTACAGGAGCAGCACCAATTGAGTTTAGCGACAATATCGGTACTCCATTACGTGAAGGCTTACGCTTTGTCCATAACACACTTGTCGGTGCAGGGCTAAGAGATCAAGTTAAAATTGGCGCGAGTGGAAAAATCATTAGTGCATTTGATATTGCGAGTACTTTTGCGCTCGGTGCAGATTGGGTTAACTCGGCACGTGGTTTCATGTTTGCTGTCGGGTGTATCCAGGCACAAAGCTGTCATACCAACCAATGCCCAGTAGGCGTTGCAACCCAAGATAAAGATCGTCAAAAGGCAATTGATGTACCGACTAAATCAGAACGAGTATTTAATTTCCATAAAAACACATTGCATGCATTATCAGAAATGATTGCTGCTGCTGGTTTACGTCATCCTTCTGATATTAAAGCTCATCATTTAGCTCAGCGAGTAAATGACCGTGAAATTAAGAACTATGCTCAATTGCATTTTTTCTTAAAAGAAGGTGAACTTTTACAGTCTGAACTTAATAATGAAGATGATAATTTTTATTATCGAATGTGGAATATGGCGGATGCTAATCATTTTTAA
- the hcaT gene encoding MFS transporter: MFQPLTIQTRLGGFYFFYYSIVGTFMPYWNLYLQDQGFNYQEIGVLSSIAIVTRFFAPLVWGWIADKSGKRMLLVRLATWIESCIWLAIFIVPNTFQSIALLMLIFSFFQNAILAQFEGVTLFWLGDQKAKLYGKIRKWGSVGFIVGVFTIGAILEIVPISMLPILLLIIASLAFVWSFTIREPDSAPTSQKHLEPLLPVLKRPTVAAFFAIEFILLFSHAPFYSFYSNFLKSLSFSTTQIGFLWAMGVFAEIFMFSIAAKVFQHFSWRILVIVCLILTSIRWMMVAIFSHYFVGQIFAQCLHAFSFGLFHLIAMRVIFQNFSAGQQGRGQALYSTMWGLGVAFGSVLAGHFWKILSGEVIFMCASAVVLLGLGFVMWLPKQIDSST; the protein is encoded by the coding sequence TTGTTCCAACCACTTACCATCCAAACTAGACTTGGCGGATTCTACTTTTTCTACTATTCCATTGTTGGTACATTCATGCCTTATTGGAATTTGTATCTTCAAGATCAAGGATTTAATTATCAAGAAATTGGTGTTTTATCATCAATTGCGATTGTAACGCGTTTTTTTGCACCGTTAGTTTGGGGCTGGATTGCTGATAAATCTGGTAAACGAATGCTACTTGTCCGGCTGGCAACTTGGATAGAGTCCTGTATATGGTTAGCTATTTTTATAGTGCCAAATACTTTTCAGTCAATTGCTTTGCTCATGCTTATTTTTAGTTTCTTTCAAAATGCTATTTTAGCTCAATTTGAAGGTGTTACTTTATTTTGGTTGGGTGACCAAAAAGCGAAGCTTTACGGCAAAATTCGTAAATGGGGGTCTGTTGGGTTTATTGTTGGGGTATTCACTATTGGAGCAATTTTAGAAATAGTGCCTATTTCAATGCTCCCAATTTTATTATTAATTATTGCTTCACTGGCCTTCGTCTGGTCTTTCACAATCCGCGAACCTGATAGTGCACCTACCTCACAAAAACATTTAGAACCTTTACTTCCTGTTCTTAAACGTCCAACTGTGGCTGCATTTTTTGCAATTGAATTTATTCTGCTTTTTTCACATGCGCCTTTTTATAGTTTCTATAGTAATTTTCTGAAATCTTTAAGTTTTAGTACCACTCAAATTGGTTTCTTATGGGCTATGGGGGTTTTTGCTGAAATTTTTATGTTTTCAATTGCTGCAAAAGTTTTTCAACATTTCTCATGGCGTATTTTGGTAATTGTTTGCTTAATATTGACGAGCATACGTTGGATGATGGTTGCAATATTTTCACATTATTTTGTTGGTCAAATTTTTGCGCAGTGTTTGCACGCTTTTAGTTTTGGTTTATTTCATTTAATTGCGATGCGAGTAATTTTTCAGAACTTCTCAGCGGGACAACAGGGCCGCGGACAAGCACTTTACAGCACGATGTGGGGATTAGGGGTAGCCTTTGGTAGTGTTTTAGCTGGGCATTTCTGGAAAATTCTTTCTGGTGAAGTCATCTTTATGTGTGCAAGTGCGGTGGTGCTATTAGGCCTAGGTTTTGTGATGTGGCTTCCTAAACAAATTGACTCTTCCACATAA
- a CDS encoding phosphocholine-specific phospholipase C has translation MITRRKFLNYSLNMGFGAAALAAFPSSIQKALAIPANNKTGTIQDVEHVIILMQENRSFDHYFGTLKGVRGFADRFTIPLPSGRRVWEQLRSNGQVLTPFHLDGTANNAQRADGTPHTWNDSQLAWDNGRMANWPTHKTDISMGYFKEKEIPYQFALANAFTICDAYHCSMHTGTDANRSYHLTGTNGATPTKRSFVNNEWDWIDGNPATADRGYTWKTYAERLEEAGINWICYQNMPDEWGDNMLGAFRTFRKANIASGYPVSSGGEPNKPYADTGQKLPYKAYDAATDNAKNPLYKGIANTLPGNKPEEYLDAFKRDIREGKLPQVSWINAPSIYCEHPDPSSPVQGAWFIQEIIDALTAVPEVWSKTALIINFDENDGYFDHVPSPSAPSRLKNGQYAGKSTLSSADMQDEYFDHAAPEGSHSQPTPDGRVYGPGPRVPLYVISPWSRGGWVNSQVFDHTSVLMFLEKRFGIKEPNISPYRRAVCGDLTSAFNFKTPNADILPQLNGKQTRVQADELRENQEALPAVPVPTDIKLPIQQSGIRLSRALPYELHTSARCKADGTVQLIFSNTGTQAAVFHVYDKLNLDRIPKRYIVEPNKTLDDEWDALKDNLGRYDLWVLGPNGYHRHFKGDTQRIVDSGVKPEIRVCYDVANGDVYVELMNEGTKDTILTVKPCAYRQDAPLQLTIKAGQVVKQHWALADVGHWYDFEITSQSDPYYYRRFAGRVETGEDSFSDPAMI, from the coding sequence ATGATTACACGCCGTAAATTTTTAAATTACTCTTTAAATATGGGTTTTGGTGCTGCGGCATTGGCAGCTTTCCCATCGAGTATTCAAAAAGCTTTAGCAATTCCTGCAAACAATAAAACAGGCACCATTCAGGATGTCGAACACGTTATTATCTTAATGCAGGAAAACCGATCTTTTGACCATTACTTTGGAACATTAAAAGGTGTTCGAGGTTTTGCTGATCGTTTTACGATTCCTTTGCCCAGTGGCCGTCGTGTCTGGGAGCAGCTTAGAAGTAATGGACAAGTTTTAACACCTTTTCACTTGGATGGAACGGCCAATAATGCACAGCGTGCAGATGGGACGCCACATACATGGAATGACAGTCAGTTGGCTTGGGACAATGGGCGTATGGCGAACTGGCCAACCCACAAAACTGATATCTCCATGGGCTATTTTAAAGAAAAAGAAATTCCATATCAGTTTGCACTTGCGAATGCCTTTACGATTTGTGATGCCTACCATTGCTCTATGCATACAGGAACAGATGCAAATCGTTCTTATCATTTGACGGGTACCAATGGTGCAACACCGACCAAGCGTTCATTTGTGAACAATGAGTGGGACTGGATTGATGGCAACCCAGCGACGGCAGATCGTGGTTATACATGGAAGACCTATGCCGAGCGTTTAGAAGAAGCAGGCATAAACTGGATTTGTTATCAAAATATGCCAGATGAATGGGGCGATAATATGCTTGGTGCATTTCGTACGTTTAGAAAGGCGAACATTGCATCTGGTTATCCAGTTTCAAGCGGCGGCGAACCGAATAAACCGTATGCCGATACGGGTCAAAAGCTACCGTATAAAGCCTATGATGCTGCGACCGATAATGCCAAAAACCCCCTATACAAAGGCATTGCAAATACGTTGCCGGGTAATAAACCAGAAGAATATCTTGACGCTTTTAAACGAGACATTCGTGAGGGTAAATTACCGCAAGTTTCTTGGATTAATGCGCCATCAATTTATTGTGAACATCCGGATCCTTCAAGCCCAGTTCAAGGGGCATGGTTTATTCAAGAAATTATTGACGCGTTAACTGCGGTGCCTGAAGTCTGGAGTAAAACTGCACTCATTATCAATTTCGATGAAAATGATGGTTACTTTGACCATGTGCCATCACCATCAGCGCCATCTCGTCTTAAAAATGGTCAGTACGCTGGAAAATCAACATTAAGCAGTGCTGATATGCAGGACGAATATTTTGACCATGCTGCACCTGAGGGAAGCCATTCTCAGCCTACACCTGATGGACGAGTTTATGGTCCGGGTCCGCGTGTCCCGTTATATGTGATTTCTCCATGGAGCCGTGGTGGTTGGGTCAACTCACAAGTTTTTGACCATACCTCTGTACTCATGTTTTTAGAAAAACGTTTTGGAATAAAAGAGCCGAATATCAGTCCATATCGCCGTGCAGTGTGTGGTGATTTAACCAGTGCATTTAACTTTAAAACACCAAATGCAGATATTTTACCGCAGCTTAATGGTAAACAAACCCGTGTGCAGGCAGATGAGTTAAGAGAAAATCAAGAAGCTTTGCCAGCTGTTCCCGTACCGACAGATATTAAGTTGCCGATTCAACAGAGTGGCATACGTCTGTCACGTGCGCTACCTTACGAGCTGCATACCAGTGCGCGCTGTAAAGCAGATGGGACGGTACAATTGATATTCTCTAATACGGGTACGCAAGCAGCGGTTTTCCACGTATATGACAAGCTCAACTTAGACCGTATTCCAAAGCGTTATATTGTAGAGCCGAATAAAACGCTAGATGATGAATGGGACGCTTTAAAAGATAATTTAGGTCGTTACGACTTATGGGTACTCGGTCCAAATGGCTACCATCGTCATTTTAAAGGAGATACTCAACGTATTGTCGATAGTGGCGTTAAACCAGAAATTCGAGTGTGTTATGACGTTGCCAACGGTGATGTGTATGTCGAACTCATGAATGAAGGAACTAAGGATACAATATTGACGGTAAAACCTTGTGCATACCGCCAAGATGCACCGTTACAACTGACCATAAAAGCAGGTCAAGTCGTTAAACAACATTGGGCTTTGGCTGACGTAGGACATTGGTATGATTTTGAAATCACCAGTCAAAGTGATCCGTATTATTACCGACGTTTTGCTGGTCGAGTTGAGACGGGTGAAGACTCCTTTAGTGATCCTGCAATGATATAA
- a CDS encoding thioesterase family protein — translation MTKPVLKNRDQFKFFLDIQTRWADNDIYGHVNNVTYYSYFDTAANALLIQKTGFDIHEAKSIGLVVDSACSFNQELSFPEIIQVGVAIGKIGTTSLRYELAIFKQGQDQASAQGHFVHVFVDRETRKIVPISETVREVLESYLL, via the coding sequence ATGACTAAACCCGTTTTAAAAAACCGTGATCAATTTAAGTTCTTTTTAGACATTCAAACGCGTTGGGCAGATAACGATATTTATGGTCATGTGAATAATGTGACTTACTATAGCTATTTTGATACAGCAGCCAATGCATTACTGATTCAAAAAACAGGTTTTGATATTCATGAAGCAAAATCAATTGGGTTAGTCGTCGATTCAGCTTGTAGCTTTAATCAGGAATTGTCATTTCCAGAAATTATTCAAGTGGGTGTTGCGATTGGTAAAATCGGCACCACATCTTTACGCTATGAATTGGCAATCTTTAAACAAGGTCAAGACCAAGCGTCAGCTCAAGGACATTTTGTTCATGTGTTTGTTGATCGCGAAACGCGTAAAATTGTACCTATTTCTGAGACAGTTCGTGAGGTTTTAGAAAGTTATTTATTATAA
- the murB gene encoding UDP-N-acetylmuramate dehydrogenase, with amino-acid sequence MQIQNQVQLKPFNTLSLDATVSHYTKVANIHDIEEALDFAEQHQLNVLVLSGGSNMLLPQQINALVIHLDIQGIEVLSNDHDFVRVKVGAGQVWHDFVLYSTEQNWFGLQNLALIPGLVGASPVQNIGAYGVEVGEFIESVQVYDRKLKQTQTILAADCHFAYRHSIFKDDPNRYIITHVTFKLLKQPRLKLNYGDLKQAVGDNQTAENLQNQVIHIRQSKLPDPKEYPNVGSFFKNPIVSPQEFERLVTQFSTIPHYPQVNGNVKIAAGWLIDQAGWKGKQLDMVGMFHKQALVLVNYANASLTDVKKTYQAVQHDVDQRFHIMLEPEPVLYNSLGLIENHTE; translated from the coding sequence ATGCAAATTCAGAATCAAGTACAGCTTAAGCCATTCAATACCTTAAGTTTAGATGCAACCGTTTCTCACTATACTAAAGTTGCCAATATTCACGATATTGAAGAAGCTTTAGATTTTGCAGAGCAGCATCAGTTAAATGTACTTGTATTATCGGGCGGTAGTAATATGTTGTTGCCGCAGCAGATTAATGCTTTAGTTATTCATCTTGATATTCAGGGAATTGAAGTTTTATCGAACGATCATGATTTTGTTCGGGTTAAGGTTGGTGCAGGCCAAGTCTGGCATGATTTTGTTTTATACAGCACTGAGCAAAACTGGTTTGGTTTGCAAAATCTTGCACTTATTCCAGGCTTAGTCGGCGCTTCTCCCGTACAAAACATTGGGGCTTATGGGGTAGAGGTGGGTGAGTTTATTGAGTCAGTACAAGTGTATGATCGTAAATTAAAACAAACTCAAACAATTTTAGCGGCTGACTGCCATTTCGCCTACCGCCATAGTATTTTTAAAGATGATCCGAACCGTTACATTATTACGCATGTCACTTTTAAATTACTTAAACAGCCACGCTTAAAACTTAACTATGGCGATTTGAAACAAGCAGTTGGAGATAATCAGACTGCTGAAAATTTACAGAATCAGGTCATCCATATTCGCCAAAGTAAGCTTCCTGATCCAAAAGAATATCCAAATGTAGGTAGTTTCTTTAAAAATCCGATTGTTAGTCCTCAAGAGTTTGAGCGCTTAGTCACACAATTCTCAACAATTCCTCATTATCCTCAAGTGAATGGAAACGTTAAAATTGCAGCAGGATGGTTAATTGATCAGGCAGGTTGGAAAGGGAAGCAACTCGATATGGTGGGGATGTTCCATAAACAGGCATTAGTTTTGGTGAATTATGCCAATGCATCTCTTACTGATGTAAAGAAAACTTATCAGGCTGTACAACATGATGTTGATCAGCGTTTCCATATTATGTTAGAACCAGAGCCTGTGCTTTATAACAGTTTAGGTTTAATTGAAAATCATACGGAATAG
- a CDS encoding low molecular weight protein-tyrosine-phosphatase, translating to METQYKVLCVCLGNICRSPTAEVVFRHYCDAHQLSVIVDSAGTSNYHPNKASDQRSQLHAKKRGYDLSSLRARQLSTQDFLEFDLILAMDHQNFEDIHEVLQRAVSQFGAHQIRAKVALMSEHDPEYPQQALPDPYYGGADGFERVLNQCESSSLAWVNILKKQLNV from the coding sequence ATGGAAACACAATATAAGGTGTTATGTGTCTGTTTAGGAAATATTTGCCGTTCTCCCACGGCTGAGGTGGTTTTTAGACATTATTGTGACGCACATCAACTCAGTGTCATTGTCGATTCAGCTGGAACAAGTAATTATCATCCAAATAAAGCGTCAGATCAGCGCAGTCAGTTGCATGCTAAAAAAAGAGGCTATGACTTATCGTCTTTACGAGCAAGACAACTTTCAACTCAAGACTTTTTAGAGTTTGATTTGATTTTGGCAATGGATCATCAAAATTTTGAAGATATTCATGAAGTACTGCAAAGAGCAGTCTCACAATTTGGCGCTCATCAAATTCGTGCAAAAGTAGCTTTAATGAGTGAGCATGATCCTGAATATCCACAACAAGCGTTGCCAGATCCTTATTATGGCGGTGCGGATGGCTTTGAACGTGTACTCAATCAATGTGAGTCTAGTAGTTTGGCGTGGGTTAATATTTTAAAAAAACAATTGAATGTTTAA
- the gbsB gene encoding iron-containing alcohol dehydrogenase yields MSHFQFQTVPNIISGLGSIQELQNILSSKTYRKLLLVTDAGMVKNQLHRPILQILDTLNIEYVIYADVQADPPEQVVLDAANYAKQQNVDVIIGFGGGSSLDVAKVIALLAHPNQTQHLQEMYGVNQVTTTRLPLILIPTTAGTGSEVTPISIVTTGETTKMGIVSPVLYADTAILDATFTQNLPAHITAATGIDAMVHAIEAYTSKHKKNIYTDILAKHALKLLNHNLPKVLKNGNDLEARQNMLFGSMLAGQAFANSPVAAVHALAYPLGGHFHLSHGHTNALVLVEVLKFNAPHAKQYYAELMQWLDPYSNGSTDGLCDLFIDHMQNHLDRSGLTLKLRDLGIDESSLPRLAQDAMLQTRLLQNNPRDMTEAAALAIYQAIH; encoded by the coding sequence ATGAGCCATTTTCAATTTCAAACTGTTCCAAATATCATCTCTGGCTTAGGCTCTATACAAGAATTACAGAATATATTGTCCTCAAAAACTTACCGTAAGTTATTGCTGGTCACTGACGCGGGTATGGTTAAAAATCAATTACACCGTCCCATCCTTCAAATTTTAGATACCCTCAATATTGAATATGTCATTTATGCGGATGTGCAGGCTGACCCACCAGAACAAGTGGTTTTAGATGCAGCCAATTATGCAAAACAGCAAAATGTCGATGTCATTATTGGTTTTGGTGGTGGTAGCTCTTTAGATGTTGCAAAAGTTATTGCTTTACTCGCCCACCCCAACCAAACTCAACATTTGCAAGAGATGTATGGTGTAAATCAGGTCACCACAACTCGCCTTCCGCTTATTTTGATTCCTACTACGGCTGGTACTGGCTCAGAAGTAACGCCAATCTCAATTGTGACTACTGGTGAAACGACAAAAATGGGGATTGTTTCTCCAGTACTGTATGCCGACACAGCAATTCTTGATGCAACCTTTACTCAAAACCTTCCAGCCCATATTACTGCTGCAACAGGTATTGATGCGATGGTGCATGCCATTGAGGCATATACCTCTAAGCACAAAAAAAATATATATACCGATATTTTAGCCAAACATGCACTCAAGCTACTAAATCATAACTTACCGAAAGTTCTTAAGAACGGCAATGATTTGGAAGCAAGGCAAAATATGCTGTTCGGCTCAATGCTTGCAGGTCAGGCATTTGCAAACTCGCCCGTTGCTGCGGTACATGCTTTAGCTTATCCACTGGGTGGACATTTTCATCTTTCGCATGGTCACACCAATGCCTTAGTATTGGTTGAAGTATTAAAATTTAATGCACCACATGCTAAACAATATTATGCAGAGCTTATGCAATGGTTAGATCCATATAGTAATGGCAGCACCGATGGTCTATGTGATCTGTTTATTGATCATATGCAAAACCATTTAGACCGTAGTGGTTTGACTTTAAAACTTAGAGATCTGGGTATTGATGAGTCTAGCTTACCTAGACTTGCTCAAGATGCCATGTTGCAAACCCGCCTACTACAAAATAATCCACGTGACATGACAGAAGCCGCTGCTTTGGCAATTTATCAGGCGATTCATTGA
- a CDS encoding YdcF family protein, producing the protein MPKVHLMVRLVQVVTVLFVLLGCFVVFLYSPFYSKLIVAGLNYFVPVDVNQVAAESQRQASLSEHDNLEPGSNLWIARQAYLKLTEQALREKKTSDLTYIQENYKALQQIILLEEKEQDTEEQETTVTVPLVAKNSEIDAADEASSPVDETLFINSSENKALTEQYTEFLARKPVVSEHQEAVSEPEQKIEYVRKNPIPVQPKKLSEPYAIVVLGGGLTLDKNGKDIVVNGYTRLRLEKTLEVEKQNHLPIVLSGVEAPYMQAWLKERGVDAKLLEKRSMNTCENTRFSSLLLQKKGGAPTVMLVTDEYHMPRTRRLFALNGIETIPVVAPMPTPLTRWQPSVQNYDHSRRANYELLATIRDMLFGSSDCREVP; encoded by the coding sequence ATGCCAAAAGTACACTTAATGGTACGTTTAGTCCAAGTAGTCACCGTACTATTTGTGCTATTAGGCTGTTTCGTGGTTTTTTTATATTCACCGTTTTATTCAAAACTTATTGTAGCTGGGCTTAATTATTTTGTTCCTGTTGACGTTAATCAGGTTGCCGCTGAGAGCCAAAGACAGGCTTCGTTAAGTGAACATGATAATTTAGAACCTGGTTCAAATTTATGGATTGCTCGTCAGGCGTATTTAAAATTGACAGAGCAAGCTTTACGTGAAAAAAAGACATCTGATCTGACCTATATTCAAGAAAATTATAAAGCCTTACAGCAAATTATTCTTTTAGAAGAAAAGGAACAGGATACAGAAGAACAGGAAACCACGGTAACCGTTCCTCTAGTTGCTAAAAATTCAGAAATTGATGCTGCAGACGAGGCGAGTAGCCCTGTTGATGAAACACTTTTTATTAATAGTTCTGAAAATAAGGCACTTACCGAGCAATATACAGAGTTTTTAGCAAGAAAACCTGTGGTATCGGAGCATCAAGAAGCTGTCAGTGAACCTGAACAGAAAATCGAATATGTACGTAAAAATCCAATACCTGTACAACCTAAAAAGTTATCAGAGCCTTATGCAATTGTTGTGTTGGGCGGAGGATTAACTTTAGACAAAAATGGTAAAGATATTGTAGTGAATGGCTATACGCGTTTGCGATTAGAAAAAACTTTAGAAGTTGAAAAACAAAATCATCTACCTATTGTACTGAGTGGTGTAGAAGCGCCTTATATGCAAGCTTGGTTAAAAGAGCGCGGTGTTGATGCCAAGCTATTAGAAAAGCGTAGTATGAACACATGTGAAAATACTCGTTTTAGCTCTTTATTGCTTCAGAAAAAAGGTGGAGCACCGACGGTGATGCTGGTTACAGATGAATATCATATGCCGCGTACACGCCGACTCTTTGCCTTAAATGGTATAGAAACAATTCCTGTTGTGGCACCAATGCCAACTCCACTGACGCGCTGGCAACCAAGTGTGCAAAATTACGATCATAGCCGCCGTGCAAATTATGAATTACTTGCGACAATTCGCGACATGTTGTTTGGCTCAAGTGATTGTCGAGAGGTTCCTTAA